A window of the Nocardia sp. NBC_01329 genome harbors these coding sequences:
- a CDS encoding DoxX family protein: protein MTADSTSFRTAVPATRDRNLSTDIGLLILRVVFGLLFAAHGTQKLFGWFDGPGLAANNAGFDQMGFNPGGFFGTLAGLSELVGGLLLALGALSPLGAAIVLGTTIVIIDTTFSGGLLTGQGYETGLLFATVAATLAFTGPGRFSVDHNGPWARGGVVWGAIAVAAAVVAAVLTLILESAL, encoded by the coding sequence ATGACCGCCGACTCGACATCGTTCCGTACCGCGGTCCCGGCGACCAGGGACCGGAATCTGTCCACCGATATCGGCCTGCTGATCCTGCGGGTGGTGTTCGGCCTGCTGTTCGCCGCACACGGCACCCAGAAACTCTTCGGCTGGTTCGACGGGCCCGGCCTGGCGGCCAACAATGCCGGTTTCGATCAGATGGGCTTCAACCCCGGCGGCTTCTTCGGCACGCTGGCCGGGCTCAGTGAACTGGTGGGTGGCCTGCTGCTGGCACTGGGCGCGCTGTCCCCGCTGGGTGCCGCCATCGTGCTGGGCACCACCATCGTCATCATCGATACGACCTTCAGCGGCGGGCTGTTAACCGGCCAGGGCTACGAGACAGGCCTGCTCTTCGCCACGGTGGCGGCGACGCTCGCATTCACCGGGCCGGGCCGATTCTCGGTGGACCACAACGGCCCGTGGGCGCGCGGCGGAGTGGTCTGGGGCGCGATCGCGGTGGCGGCCGCCGTGGTCGCCGCGGTGCTCACCCTGATTCTCGAGAGTGCGCTCTGA
- a CDS encoding NCS2 family permease, with protein sequence MATDLLTRTRGRIDSYFAVGVHGSTMRRELMAGTVTFLAMCYVLAVNPSILGDQGALGDLGIPTQAVFTATAVSAVAGSLVMGLWARYPIALAPGMGLNAFFAFSVVLGMGIPWQVALSGTLLSGVIFFVLAVTRIREKILNAIPLQLKLAVAAGVGVFVAFLGFKNAGIVVNSDATLVKLGDFTEGTTVLALFGLVVTVIFLVRGWHGAVLYGIVLTAVVGMIAGLVDVPDGVAALPRGLDETFGQAIIHLPDAFTAQMAVVILTMLFVDFFDASGTLIGVANQAGLLDSEGRLPRAASALSADAVGTMAGAVIGTSTTTAYVESTAGVSAGGRTGLTAVVTAAWFAVAMFCYPIFAVVAASGAVTAAALIVVGVLMARSLGDIDWTRLEFAVPAFITIVMMPLTYSIANGLAMGMIFYPVVMVARGRFREVHPVMWVLTLIFLSYFFFLAE encoded by the coding sequence ATGGCCACCGATCTTCTGACCCGGACCCGCGGGCGGATCGATTCGTATTTCGCTGTCGGGGTGCACGGCTCGACCATGCGCCGCGAGCTGATGGCGGGAACGGTGACGTTCCTGGCCATGTGCTACGTGCTCGCGGTCAACCCGTCGATATTGGGTGACCAGGGCGCGCTCGGCGATCTGGGCATCCCGACGCAGGCGGTGTTCACCGCGACAGCCGTCTCGGCGGTGGCCGGGTCCCTGGTGATGGGTTTGTGGGCGCGCTATCCGATCGCGCTGGCGCCGGGGATGGGGTTGAACGCGTTCTTCGCGTTCTCGGTGGTGCTGGGCATGGGGATCCCCTGGCAGGTCGCACTGTCGGGCACGCTCCTGTCCGGTGTGATCTTCTTCGTGCTGGCCGTGACCCGGATCCGGGAGAAGATCCTCAACGCGATCCCGTTGCAGTTGAAGCTCGCGGTAGCGGCCGGGGTCGGCGTGTTCGTGGCGTTCCTCGGGTTCAAGAACGCGGGCATCGTGGTGAACAGTGACGCGACCCTGGTTAAGCTCGGCGATTTCACCGAGGGCACGACGGTGCTGGCGTTGTTCGGCCTGGTGGTCACCGTGATCTTCCTGGTGCGCGGCTGGCACGGGGCGGTCCTGTACGGCATCGTGCTGACCGCGGTGGTCGGGATGATCGCCGGGCTGGTGGATGTGCCCGACGGGGTCGCCGCGCTGCCCCGGGGACTGGACGAGACCTTCGGGCAGGCGATCATCCATCTGCCCGACGCGTTCACCGCGCAGATGGCGGTGGTGATCCTGACCATGCTGTTCGTCGATTTCTTCGACGCGTCCGGCACCCTTATCGGGGTCGCCAATCAGGCGGGCCTGCTCGACAGCGAAGGCCGGCTGCCGCGGGCCGCGAGCGCGTTGTCCGCCGACGCGGTGGGCACCATGGCGGGCGCGGTGATCGGCACCTCCACGACGACCGCCTACGTGGAATCGACCGCCGGAGTATCGGCGGGTGGGAGAACCGGGCTGACCGCCGTGGTGACGGCCGCGTGGTTCGCGGTGGCGATGTTCTGCTATCCGATATTCGCGGTGGTGGCGGCTTCGGGTGCGGTGACCGCGGCCGCGCTGATCGTTGTCGGGGTGCTCATGGCCCGGTCGCTGGGGGATATCGACTGGACTCGGTTGGAGTTCGCGGTACCGGCCTTCATCACCATCGTGATGATGCCGCTGACGTATTCGATCGCCAACGGGCTGGCCATGGGAATGATCTTCTACCCGGTGGTGATGGTGGCCCGCGGCCGGTTCCGTGAGGTGCATCCGGTGATGTGGGTGCTGACCCTGATCTTCCTGAGCTATTTCTTCTTCCTGGCGGAATAG
- the glgP gene encoding alpha-glucan family phosphorylase: MKALRRFTVRAHLPERLAALGELSTNLRWSWHGPTQDVFAALDPDRWAEIGHDPVRMLGEVPPERLDALAGDKDFCRRVDAVAADLRAYLDRPAADFGVGGVAYFSMEFGVTEVLPNYSGGLGILAGDHLKAASDLGLPLIAVGLLYRSGYFRQSLTADGWQAERYPSLDPQGLPLRKLAADSSPVLVHVAMPDRRVLTARVWIAQVGRVPLLLLDSDIAANDPDLRSVTDRLYGGDQEHRIEQEILAGIGGVRAVRAYTAAAGLADPEVFHMNEGHAGFLGLERIREYLASGHDFDTALAAVRAGTVFTTHTPVPAGIDRFPVSLVHRYFGGSSGESESPLLPGIGVDRIIALGREADPAVFNMAHMGLRLAQRANGVSRLHGAVSRDMFNPLWPGFDAAEVPIGSITNGVHAPTWAAREWGELPDASDCPRVWERMGDLEPEQLWRIRATLRAKLVGEVRRRLRESWRQRGAADAELSWVDSVFDPEVLTVGFARRVPTYKRLTLMLRDPQRLRDLLLDPDRPVQLVVAGKSHPADEGGKALIQQVVRFADDPAVRHRIAFLPDYDMSMARYLYWGCDVWLNNPLRPLEACGTSGMKSALNGGLNLSIRDGWWDEMFDGENGWAIPTADGVAADDRRDDLEATALYELMERTVARHFYDRGADGIPAHWVEMVRHTLHSLGPKVLADRMVREYAERYYAPAAAAGRRATEAGLRGAREVAEYRRRVDDAWPGVRVAQVDAAGLPDTPVIGARLSLTARVDLGGLGPGDVTVQAVLGRVSPEDDLSDTTTVPMSHAGRDSAESGLEVFTAVTPVPLSGAVGYTVRVLPSHDLLATPAELGRVVNA; encoded by the coding sequence ATGAAGGCACTGCGTCGGTTCACCGTCCGCGCCCATCTGCCGGAGCGTCTGGCCGCGCTGGGCGAGCTCTCCACCAATCTGCGCTGGTCGTGGCACGGTCCGACGCAGGACGTGTTCGCCGCGTTGGATCCGGACCGGTGGGCGGAGATCGGGCACGATCCGGTACGGATGCTGGGGGAGGTGCCGCCCGAGCGGCTGGACGCGCTCGCCGGCGACAAGGATTTCTGCCGGCGGGTGGATGCGGTGGCGGCCGATCTACGGGCCTATCTGGACCGGCCCGCCGCCGATTTCGGGGTGGGCGGGGTCGCCTATTTCTCGATGGAGTTCGGGGTGACCGAGGTTCTGCCCAACTATTCGGGCGGACTCGGGATCTTGGCCGGTGACCATCTGAAGGCGGCGTCGGATCTGGGGTTGCCGCTGATCGCGGTGGGGCTGCTGTACCGATCGGGGTACTTCCGGCAATCGCTGACCGCCGACGGCTGGCAGGCCGAGCGGTATCCGTCGCTGGATCCGCAGGGCCTGCCGTTGCGGAAGCTGGCCGCCGATTCCTCGCCCGTGCTGGTGCACGTGGCGATGCCGGATCGGCGGGTGCTGACGGCACGGGTGTGGATCGCGCAGGTGGGGCGGGTGCCGTTGTTGCTGCTGGATTCCGATATCGCGGCCAATGATCCGGATCTGCGATCGGTCACCGACCGGCTCTACGGCGGAGATCAGGAGCACCGGATCGAGCAGGAGATCCTCGCCGGGATCGGCGGGGTCCGGGCGGTCCGGGCCTATACGGCGGCGGCCGGGCTCGCCGACCCCGAGGTATTCCATATGAACGAGGGCCATGCGGGGTTTCTCGGTCTGGAACGGATTCGTGAGTATCTGGCCTCGGGACACGATTTCGATACCGCGCTCGCCGCGGTGCGCGCGGGAACCGTGTTCACCACGCATACACCGGTACCGGCCGGGATCGATCGGTTTCCGGTGTCGCTGGTGCATCGGTACTTCGGCGGGTCGTCCGGGGAATCGGAGTCGCCGCTGCTGCCGGGGATCGGGGTGGACCGGATCATCGCGCTGGGCCGGGAGGCCGATCCGGCGGTGTTCAATATGGCGCATATGGGGTTGCGGCTGGCCCAGCGCGCGAACGGGGTGTCGCGGTTGCACGGTGCGGTGAGTCGCGACATGTTCAACCCCTTGTGGCCCGGTTTCGACGCCGCCGAGGTGCCGATCGGATCGATCACCAACGGAGTGCACGCCCCGACCTGGGCCGCGCGGGAATGGGGGGAACTGCCGGACGCCTCCGACTGCCCGCGTGTCTGGGAGCGGATGGGTGATCTGGAGCCGGAGCAGCTCTGGCGGATCCGCGCGACCCTGCGCGCGAAACTGGTCGGGGAGGTGCGGCGACGGCTGCGGGAGTCGTGGCGGCAGCGCGGCGCGGCCGATGCCGAACTGAGCTGGGTGGATTCGGTGTTCGATCCCGAGGTGCTGACCGTCGGGTTCGCGCGCCGGGTGCCGACCTACAAGCGGCTGACCCTGATGTTGCGTGATCCGCAGCGGCTGCGGGATCTGCTGCTGGATCCCGATCGTCCCGTACAGCTGGTGGTGGCGGGTAAGAGTCATCCTGCGGACGAGGGCGGTAAGGCGCTGATCCAGCAGGTGGTGCGGTTCGCCGATGATCCGGCGGTGCGTCATCGCATCGCTTTCCTGCCCGACTACGACATGTCCATGGCCCGGTATCTGTATTGGGGTTGTGATGTGTGGCTGAACAATCCGCTGCGACCCCTGGAGGCGTGCGGTACCTCCGGTATGAAGTCGGCGCTCAACGGCGGGCTGAACCTGTCCATCCGGGACGGCTGGTGGGACGAGATGTTCGACGGTGAGAACGGGTGGGCGATCCCGACCGCCGACGGGGTCGCCGCCGACGACCGCCGCGACGATCTGGAGGCGACTGCGCTCTACGAGTTGATGGAGCGTACCGTCGCGCGGCATTTCTACGATCGCGGCGCGGACGGGATACCTGCGCACTGGGTCGAGATGGTGCGTCACACGCTGCACTCCCTCGGTCCGAAGGTGCTTGCGGACAGGATGGTGCGCGAGTACGCCGAGCGGTACTACGCTCCGGCGGCCGCGGCCGGCCGGCGGGCCACCGAGGCGGGTCTGCGGGGGGCGCGGGAGGTCGCGGAGTACCGCAGGCGGGTGGATGATGCCTGGCCCGGTGTGCGGGTGGCGCAGGTCGACGCGGCGGGTCTACCGGACACCCCGGTGATCGGGGCGCGGTTGTCGTTGACGGCGCGGGTGGATCTCGGCGGTCTCGGTCCCGGCGATGTGACAGTTCAAGCGGTCCTGGGCCGGGTTTCCCCCGAGGACGATCTGTCCGATACGACCACCGTCCCGATGTCGCATGCCGGCCGTGACTCCGCTGAATCCGGGCTGGAGGTGTTCACCGCCGTCACCCCGGTTCCGCTGTCGGGCGCGGTCGGTTACACGGTCCGGGTTCTGCCGTCTCACGATCTGCTGGCGACCCCCGCCGAACTGGGCAGAGTGGTCAACGCCTGA
- a CDS encoding alpha-1,4-glucan--maltose-1-phosphate maltosyltransferase produces the protein MTGRIAIDDTAPHVPGGYPAKAVVGEVFPVRAVVWRDGHGAVGATLAVRGPGSSRSVRMPMTPDYEPDVFNGVFTPTGPGVWHFRVEGWADSVATWRSAVEAKLAVGQSAADLDNDLELGARLLDRAAQAVPKKEFERLRAAAAALRGDEPLPARVAPAFTDEITEILRRAPLRDLLTRGPQYSVLVERPRARTGSWYEFFPRSTGGHDTEGVPVHGTFATAANELPRIAAMGFDVVYLPPIHPIGAVNRKGRNNAITAGPDDVGSPWAIGSAEGGHDAFHPRLGSESDFRAFVGAAAELGLEVALDLALQCAPDHPWVSAHPEWFTTLPDGTIAYAENPPKKYQDIYPLEFDNDPDGLYAEVLRVVRYWIELGVKIFRVDNPHTKPADFWEWLITAVRRTDPDVIFLAEAFTYPARLYGLARRGFSQSYTYFTWRTHKHELTEFGSELAAKADEARPNLFVNTPDILHESLQHGGPGMFAIRAVLAATLGPSWGVYSGYELFEHQAVRPGSEEYLDSEKYELRPRPFAEARARGESLEPLLTRLNEIRRRHPALQQLRCLHFHHIDNDNLLAYSKIDPATGDAVLMVVNLNPFTTEQGTLSLDLPAVGREWHDRPVVHDEISGERYQWAQSNYIRLDPAHAVAHLIALPPVPHHARAALAYRRDFR, from the coding sequence ATGACCGGCCGCATCGCCATCGATGACACCGCACCGCACGTCCCCGGCGGCTACCCGGCGAAGGCCGTGGTCGGGGAGGTTTTCCCGGTGCGGGCCGTGGTGTGGCGCGACGGGCACGGTGCGGTCGGCGCCACGCTGGCGGTCCGGGGCCCGGGCTCGTCCCGGTCGGTGCGGATGCCGATGACCCCCGATTACGAACCCGATGTCTTCAACGGCGTCTTCACTCCCACCGGGCCCGGGGTGTGGCATTTCCGGGTCGAGGGCTGGGCCGATTCCGTCGCGACCTGGCGGTCGGCGGTGGAGGCGAAGCTGGCGGTCGGGCAGAGCGCTGCGGATCTGGACAACGATCTGGAGCTCGGCGCCCGGTTGCTGGACCGGGCGGCCCAGGCGGTGCCGAAGAAGGAGTTCGAGCGGCTGCGGGCAGCCGCGGCGGCATTGCGCGGCGACGAACCGCTCCCGGCGCGGGTGGCCCCGGCGTTCACCGACGAGATCACCGAGATCCTGCGCCGTGCACCACTACGGGATCTACTCACGCGCGGACCGCAGTATTCAGTCCTGGTGGAGCGTCCGCGGGCGCGTACCGGGTCGTGGTACGAGTTCTTTCCCCGCTCGACCGGCGGGCACGACACCGAGGGCGTCCCGGTGCACGGCACCTTCGCGACCGCGGCGAACGAACTGCCGCGGATCGCGGCGATGGGTTTCGATGTGGTCTATCTGCCGCCGATCCACCCCATCGGCGCGGTGAACCGGAAGGGCCGCAACAACGCGATCACGGCAGGCCCGGACGATGTCGGCTCCCCGTGGGCGATCGGTTCGGCCGAGGGCGGTCACGACGCGTTCCATCCTCGGCTGGGTTCCGAATCCGATTTCCGCGCCTTCGTCGGCGCGGCGGCCGAACTCGGCCTGGAGGTCGCGCTGGATCTGGCACTGCAGTGCGCGCCGGACCATCCGTGGGTGAGCGCGCACCCGGAATGGTTCACCACCCTGCCCGACGGCACCATCGCCTACGCCGAGAATCCGCCCAAGAAGTACCAGGACATCTATCCGCTCGAATTCGACAACGATCCCGACGGCCTCTACGCCGAGGTGTTGCGTGTGGTGCGATACTGGATCGAGCTGGGGGTGAAGATTTTCCGGGTCGACAACCCGCACACCAAACCGGCCGACTTCTGGGAGTGGCTGATCACCGCAGTGCGACGGACCGACCCGGACGTGATCTTCCTAGCCGAGGCGTTCACCTATCCGGCGCGCCTCTACGGTCTCGCACGACGCGGCTTCAGCCAGTCCTATACCTATTTCACCTGGCGCACCCACAAACACGAGCTCACCGAATTCGGTTCGGAACTCGCCGCCAAAGCCGACGAAGCCCGACCCAACCTCTTCGTCAACACACCCGACATCCTGCACGAGAGCCTGCAGCACGGCGGCCCGGGAATGTTCGCGATCCGGGCGGTGCTGGCCGCGACCCTCGGCCCCAGCTGGGGGGTGTACTCGGGTTACGAACTGTTCGAGCACCAGGCTGTCCGCCCCGGAAGCGAGGAGTACCTGGATTCGGAGAAATACGAACTGCGACCTCGCCCGTTCGCCGAAGCCCGGGCCCGCGGCGAATCGCTGGAGCCGCTGCTCACCCGGCTCAACGAGATCCGCCGTCGGCATCCCGCGCTACAGCAGCTGCGATGTCTGCACTTCCACCACATCGACAACGACAATCTGCTCGCGTATTCGAAGATCGACCCCGCGACCGGTGACGCGGTACTGATGGTGGTCAACCTGAACCCCTTCACAACCGAACAGGGCACGCTGTCGCTGGATCTGCCCGCCGTCGGCCGGGAATGGCACGACCGCCCGGTGGTGCACGACGAGATCAGCGGCGAGCGATATCAGTGGGCGCAGTCCAACTACATCCGGCTCGACCCCGCCCACGCGGTCGCCCACCTCATCGCGCTGCCACCGGTCCCCCATCACGCCCGTGCCGCTCTCGCGTACCGGCGCGATTTCCGGTGA
- the glgB gene encoding 1,4-alpha-glucan branching protein GlgB, producing MDRRDLLLLAAGSHPDPHTVLGAHPQPDGTVVRVLRPAAESVSVLVGGVDHRLESVGHGVFAAVLPYPELLDYRIVTVHPHLPATVAADGYHFLPTLGDLDLHLIGEGRHQRLWEVLGAHPRTHRGLDGEVRGVSFAVWAPNARGVTVFGDFDHWQGGTWPMRTLGQSGVWEVFVPGAAPGDRYKYRVYGADGRRADHADPVAFAAEVPPATASVVAESGHRWTDHSWITARAHTDPARSPFSVFELHLASWRPGLGYRELAVELSAYVRGLGFTHVELLPVAEHPFGGSWGYQVTSYYAPTSRFGSPDDFRAFVDRMHADGIGVILDWVPAHFPRDAWALARFDGAPLYEHPDPRRGEQPEWGTYVFDYGRPEVRNFLVANARFWIEEFHIDGLRVDAVAAMLYLDYARPGSDWEPNIHGGRENLEAVAFLTELNDSLHGSYPGVVTIAEESTTWAGVTRATEVGGLGFSMKWNMGWMHDTLGYLSRDPVHRTWHHNEITFSLMYAWSENYVLPVSHDEVVHGKGTLWTRMPGDEFAKAGGVRALLAYMWAHPGKQLLFMGQEFGHYREWWHDHGLDWHELENPLHRGIQLLVADLNRVYRDHPALWSQDTTPGGHSWITADDRESNVLAFLRHGADGSTVACICNFSGTAYTDYRIGLPAAGDWLEILNTDALEYGGTGSGNLGVVHADDTSCHDRPASAALTLGPLSVIWLCLFAPPAAGLSGPY from the coding sequence ATGGACCGTCGCGACCTGTTGCTCCTCGCAGCCGGCAGTCACCCCGATCCGCATACGGTGCTCGGCGCGCACCCGCAGCCCGACGGCACCGTCGTCCGGGTGCTGCGACCGGCCGCGGAATCGGTGTCGGTACTGGTCGGCGGTGTCGATCATCGGCTGGAATCGGTGGGCCACGGGGTATTCGCCGCCGTCCTGCCGTACCCGGAACTCCTGGACTACCGCATCGTCACCGTGCACCCCCACCTTCCGGCCACCGTCGCCGCCGACGGCTACCACTTCCTGCCCACCCTCGGCGATCTCGACCTGCACCTCATCGGCGAAGGCAGGCACCAGCGGCTGTGGGAAGTTCTCGGCGCGCACCCGCGCACCCACCGCGGCCTGGACGGGGAGGTCCGAGGTGTCTCGTTCGCGGTCTGGGCGCCGAACGCCCGCGGCGTTACCGTATTCGGCGATTTCGACCACTGGCAGGGCGGTACCTGGCCGATGCGCACGCTCGGGCAGTCGGGAGTCTGGGAGGTTTTCGTACCCGGCGCGGCGCCCGGGGACCGCTACAAGTACCGCGTGTACGGAGCCGACGGCCGGCGGGCCGATCACGCCGACCCGGTCGCCTTCGCTGCCGAGGTCCCGCCGGCCACCGCCTCCGTGGTGGCCGAATCCGGGCATCGGTGGACCGACCACAGCTGGATCACCGCCCGTGCCCACACCGATCCGGCGCGCTCCCCTTTCAGCGTTTTCGAACTCCATCTCGCGTCCTGGCGACCGGGCCTGGGTTACCGCGAACTCGCTGTCGAACTGAGTGCGTACGTGCGCGGCCTCGGCTTCACCCACGTCGAATTGCTCCCGGTCGCCGAGCACCCCTTCGGCGGGTCGTGGGGATACCAGGTCACCTCGTACTACGCCCCCACCTCACGCTTCGGTAGTCCGGACGATTTCCGTGCCTTCGTCGACCGTATGCACGCCGACGGTATCGGCGTCATCCTCGACTGGGTACCCGCGCATTTCCCGCGCGACGCCTGGGCGTTGGCCCGTTTCGACGGCGCCCCGCTCTACGAACATCCGGACCCGCGCCGCGGCGAACAGCCGGAATGGGGCACCTATGTCTTCGATTACGGGCGCCCCGAAGTACGCAATTTCCTGGTCGCCAATGCCCGGTTCTGGATCGAGGAGTTCCATATCGACGGGCTCCGCGTCGACGCGGTCGCGGCCATGCTGTACCTCGACTACGCACGACCCGGCAGCGACTGGGAGCCGAATATCCACGGCGGCCGCGAGAATCTGGAGGCGGTCGCCTTCCTCACCGAACTGAACGACAGCCTGCACGGCTCATATCCGGGTGTCGTCACCATCGCCGAGGAATCCACCACCTGGGCAGGTGTCACCCGGGCCACGGAAGTCGGCGGGCTCGGCTTCTCCATGAAGTGGAATATGGGCTGGATGCACGACACCCTCGGCTATCTGAGCCGCGATCCGGTGCACCGCACCTGGCACCACAACGAGATCACCTTCTCGCTCATGTACGCCTGGAGCGAGAATTATGTGCTGCCCGTCAGCCACGACGAGGTCGTGCACGGCAAAGGCACGCTGTGGACCCGGATGCCCGGCGACGAGTTCGCCAAAGCCGGCGGCGTCCGCGCACTACTCGCCTATATGTGGGCCCACCCCGGTAAGCAACTGCTGTTCATGGGCCAGGAGTTCGGGCACTACCGCGAGTGGTGGCACGACCATGGTCTCGACTGGCACGAGCTGGAAAATCCACTGCACCGCGGTATCCAACTGCTCGTCGCCGACCTCAACCGTGTCTACCGCGACCATCCCGCCTTGTGGAGCCAGGACACCACCCCCGGCGGACATTCCTGGATAACCGCCGACGACCGGGAGAGCAATGTCCTGGCCTTCCTCCGGCACGGCGCCGACGGATCCACTGTGGCCTGTATCTGCAATTTCTCCGGCACCGCCTACACCGACTACCGGATCGGACTGCCCGCGGCCGGCGACTGGCTCGAGATCCTTAACACCGACGCACTCGAATACGGCGGCACGGGTTCGGGCAATCTCGGTGTAGTCCACGCCGACGACACGAGCTGTCACGACCGCCCAGCCTCGGCCGCGCTCACGCTGGGCCCACTCAGCGTCATCTGGCTGTGTTTATTTGCCCCGCCTGCGGCGGGGCTGTCGGGGCCCTATTAA
- a CDS encoding tetratricopeptide repeat protein gives MSGAVDLSALKQPPASAPAVAVGDHTVTEADFETKVLHRSAQVPVVVALYSQRSPGSIELVQLLERLVGEAGGAWDFAAVEAESNMRIAQAFGVQGIPTVIAVAGGQPLADFQGNQPEAQVSQWLTAVVQAVDGKLEGDPDAPQEQPEDPRFAAAEALLDQGDLAGAKSAYESILAQEPGNAEAKAALRQLEFVGRAQELPESAIATADADPGNVAAAFDAADVELFQQRPEAAFDRLIGLVARTAGDERTAARTRLLELFELFDQAEPFVVAARRKLATALY, from the coding sequence ATGTCCGGGGCGGTCGACCTGTCTGCCCTGAAACAGCCGCCCGCGAGTGCGCCGGCTGTCGCCGTGGGCGACCATACGGTCACCGAGGCGGATTTCGAGACCAAGGTGCTGCACCGCTCCGCCCAGGTGCCGGTGGTGGTGGCGCTGTACTCGCAGCGCAGTCCCGGCAGCATCGAGCTGGTGCAGCTGCTCGAACGCCTGGTGGGCGAGGCAGGCGGTGCCTGGGATTTCGCCGCCGTCGAGGCCGAGAGCAATATGCGCATCGCGCAGGCATTCGGGGTCCAGGGCATTCCCACGGTGATCGCCGTCGCGGGCGGACAGCCGCTGGCCGACTTCCAGGGAAACCAGCCCGAAGCTCAGGTATCGCAGTGGCTGACCGCAGTGGTGCAGGCGGTGGACGGCAAGCTCGAAGGTGACCCGGACGCGCCCCAGGAACAACCCGAGGACCCGCGGTTCGCCGCAGCCGAGGCGCTGCTGGACCAGGGAGATCTCGCAGGCGCGAAATCGGCCTACGAATCGATCCTCGCCCAGGAGCCCGGCAATGCCGAGGCCAAAGCCGCGCTCCGACAGCTCGAGTTCGTGGGCCGCGCTCAAGAACTGCCGGAATCGGCGATCGCCACCGCCGACGCCGACCCGGGCAATGTCGCCGCCGCCTTCGACGCCGCCGATGTGGAGCTGTTCCAGCAGCGACCCGAGGCCGCATTCGATCGGCTGATCGGGCTGGTGGCCAGGACTGCCGGCGACGAGCGCACCGCGGCGCGTACCCGCCTGCTGGAACTGTTCGAACTCTTCGACCAGGCGGAACCCTTCGTCGTGGCGGCCCGCCGCAAGCTCGCAACCGCGCTGTACTGA
- a CDS encoding DUF3817 domain-containing protein produces the protein MNFLGLRTVAGRFRFFAVLEALSWLGLLVGMAFKYLPAEGNEIGVKIFGPVHGAIFVLFVLTALLAARELEWNWKTTVLALLSSIPPFFTVIFEVWAVRTGKLGELSAPGITESPKTLAASS, from the coding sequence ATGAACTTCCTTGGTCTGCGTACCGTTGCCGGCAGGTTCCGATTCTTCGCGGTGCTCGAGGCGCTGTCCTGGCTGGGACTGCTGGTAGGAATGGCTTTCAAGTACCTTCCTGCCGAGGGCAACGAGATCGGGGTGAAGATCTTCGGTCCGGTACACGGTGCCATCTTCGTCCTGTTCGTGCTGACCGCGCTGCTGGCCGCGCGTGAGCTCGAATGGAACTGGAAGACCACGGTCCTCGCGCTGCTGTCCAGCATCCCGCCGTTCTTCACCGTGATCTTCGAGGTGTGGGCAGTGCGCACCGGCAAGCTGGGCGAGCTGAGCGCACCCGGAATCACCGAGTCCCCGAAGACTCTCGCGGCCTCCTCGTGA